From a single Haloarcula sp. DT43 genomic region:
- a CDS encoding ATPase domain-containing protein, protein MSSPSQQFTRLSSGISGLDSLLRGGLVEGRLYLVIGPPGTGKTLLGAQFLEAGLEAGDDVLFIHAEESAADLLANTAELGIDIGEATFLDVGPDSEFFEEAESYDVVKPRDVEDGHLISDIREAIETVDPDRVLLDPITHFQYLEPTEYQFRKRVIAFARFLQDRETTVLATKTPSNEMDTQLRSLSDGIISLSYGDEKAGRRVRLRKHRGIGQQDGSHGMEIRESGVEVYPALEPRQRTRSFDPEQFAAGIPELDSLLDGGLERGTVTILSGPSGVGKSTTATAFLATAAADGSPALAYLFDESIDTFTHRCETFGTPVSELRGTGALHVEEIESLALSPEEFANRVTSQAAERGAELVVVDGIAGYKNAIKHGQDGVELRRRLHALTQQLTRENAAVILIDQRRDVTGLHEPTSENVSYLADNIVFENYIEVEGELQRVVGALKKRVGGFEAVPRRFEISADGLQVGDPVSGMHGVFDGVPEQQGDSDGRSATR, encoded by the coding sequence ATGTCCTCTCCCTCGCAGCAGTTCACGCGGCTTTCCAGCGGTATCTCCGGACTCGATTCCCTTCTCAGAGGCGGGCTGGTGGAAGGGCGGCTCTATCTCGTCATCGGACCGCCGGGCACCGGCAAGACACTGCTCGGCGCGCAGTTCCTCGAAGCGGGGCTGGAGGCCGGCGACGACGTGCTGTTCATCCACGCCGAGGAGTCGGCCGCGGACCTGCTCGCCAACACCGCCGAACTCGGCATCGACATCGGCGAAGCGACGTTTCTCGACGTGGGCCCCGACTCGGAGTTCTTCGAGGAAGCGGAGTCCTACGACGTGGTCAAACCGCGCGACGTCGAGGACGGCCACCTGATTTCCGACATCCGCGAGGCCATCGAGACGGTCGACCCGGACCGCGTCCTCCTCGACCCGATAACGCACTTCCAGTACCTCGAACCGACCGAGTACCAGTTCCGCAAGCGCGTCATCGCCTTCGCGCGGTTCCTGCAGGACAGGGAGACGACCGTGCTGGCGACCAAGACGCCGAGCAACGAGATGGACACGCAGCTCAGGTCCCTCAGCGACGGCATCATCTCGCTCAGCTACGGCGACGAGAAGGCGGGGCGGCGGGTTCGGCTGCGCAAGCATCGCGGCATCGGTCAGCAGGACGGCTCACACGGGATGGAAATCCGCGAGTCCGGCGTCGAGGTCTATCCGGCGCTGGAACCGCGCCAGCGGACGCGGTCGTTCGACCCCGAGCAGTTCGCCGCCGGGATACCGGAACTGGACTCGCTTCTCGACGGCGGGCTCGAACGCGGGACGGTGACGATTCTCAGCGGCCCCTCCGGCGTCGGCAAGTCGACGACGGCGACGGCGTTTCTGGCCACGGCGGCGGCGGACGGCTCCCCGGCGCTGGCGTACCTGTTCGACGAGTCCATCGACACGTTCACGCACCGCTGTGAGACGTTCGGGACACCGGTCTCGGAGTTGCGCGGGACGGGGGCGCTCCACGTCGAGGAAATCGAGTCGCTGGCGCTGTCGCCCGAGGAGTTCGCCAACCGCGTGACGTCACAGGCCGCGGAGAGAGGGGCCGAACTCGTCGTCGTCGACGGCATCGCGGGCTACAAGAACGCCATCAAGCACGGACAGGACGGCGTGGAACTGCGCCGGCGACTCCACGCCCTGACACAGCAGCTCACGCGAGAGAACGCCGCCGTCATCCTGATAGACCAGCGCCGGGACGTGACGGGCCTGCACGAACCCACGAGCGAGAACGTCAGCTATCTCGCCGACAACATCGTCTTCGAGAACTACATCGAGGTCGAGGGGGAACTCCAGCGGGTCGTCGGCGCGCTGAAGAAGCGCGTCGGCGGGTTCGAGGCGGTGCCCCGCCGCTTCGAGATATCCGCCGACGGACTCCAAGTCGGGGACCCCGTCTCGGGGATGCACGGGGTGTTCGATGGCGTTCCCGAGCAACAGGGCGACAGCGACGGCCGGTCGGCCACCCGCTAA
- a CDS encoding ABC transporter ATP-binding protein, which yields MTTLASERPPGGGGEGDLDGPPAVSLDGVTRRYGETTAVSDLSLSVREGEFFTLVGPSGCGKTTTLRLVAGFEEPTAGTVRFGGESVAGVPPEDRDVGVVFQNYALFPHMSVGENVAYGLRFTDPPGGVSADERVADLLDLVDLGGMGDRDPDTLSGGQRQRVAMARALAPGPDVLLLDEPMSALDAKLRERLRVQVREIQRELGITTVYVTHDQEEALAVSDRVAVLNEGRVEQVAPPRTVYHRPASEFVATFVGDNNVFAGDVTAVRTDEDGRRLADVAVGDAAFAVALDADAADASATVGDRLTVCVRPERLAVDAGRNELTADVTSAEFLGETTRVHLDWAGREVLLRAEDPPEGTVTVGFDPADAHVVDGA from the coding sequence GTGACGACGTTGGCTTCTGAACGCCCGCCGGGCGGCGGTGGCGAGGGCGACCTCGACGGCCCGCCGGCCGTCTCCCTCGACGGCGTCACGCGGCGCTACGGCGAGACGACCGCCGTCTCGGACCTCTCGCTGTCCGTCCGCGAGGGGGAGTTCTTCACGCTGGTCGGTCCCTCCGGCTGTGGCAAGACGACGACGCTCCGGCTCGTCGCCGGCTTCGAGGAGCCGACGGCGGGGACGGTCCGGTTCGGCGGCGAGTCCGTCGCCGGCGTTCCCCCGGAGGACCGCGACGTGGGCGTCGTCTTCCAGAACTACGCCCTGTTCCCGCACATGAGCGTCGGCGAGAACGTTGCGTACGGGCTCCGGTTCACCGACCCGCCCGGCGGCGTCAGCGCCGACGAGCGGGTGGCCGACCTGCTCGACCTGGTGGACCTCGGTGGGATGGGCGACCGCGACCCCGACACCCTCTCGGGCGGCCAGCGCCAGCGGGTGGCGATGGCCCGCGCGCTCGCCCCCGGCCCGGACGTGCTCCTGCTCGACGAGCCGATGAGCGCGCTGGACGCGAAGCTCCGCGAGCGCCTCCGCGTGCAGGTCCGCGAGATCCAGCGGGAACTCGGCATCACGACCGTCTACGTCACCCACGACCAGGAGGAGGCCCTGGCGGTGTCAGACCGCGTGGCCGTGCTCAACGAGGGCCGGGTCGAGCAGGTCGCGCCGCCGCGGACCGTCTACCACCGACCGGCCTCCGAGTTCGTGGCGACGTTCGTCGGCGACAACAACGTCTTCGCCGGCGACGTGACCGCGGTGCGGACCGACGAGGACGGGCGGCGGCTGGCGGACGTGGCCGTCGGTGACGCCGCGTTCGCCGTCGCGCTCGATGCCGACGCGGCCGACGCGTCGGCCACTGTCGGGGACCGGCTCACCGTCTGCGTCCGCCCGGAGCGCCTCGCCGTCGACGCCGGCCGGAACGAACTGACGGCGGACGTGACGAGCGCGGAGTTCCTCGGCGAGACCACGCGCGTCCACCTCGACTGGGCGGGCCGCGAGGTCCTGCTCCGGGCCGAGGACCCGCCCGAGGGGACGGTGACCGTCGGCTTCGACCCCGCCGACGCCCACGTCGTCGACGGGGCGTAG
- a CDS encoding SOS response-associated peptidase — protein sequence MCGRYSLFAPREDVEARFDAAFDFEYEPRYNAAPSQDLPVVTDDSPGTIQRMEWGLIPSWADSRSDHGHINARAETLAETRSFAEAYESRRCLVPADGFYEWVETSDGKQPYRVALPDDDLFAMAGLYERWEPPQRQTGLGEFGASGGESGGEDDVVESFTIVTTEPNDAVADLHHRMAVVLDPSEESTWLRGDVGDAAALLDPYDGPMRSYPVSSAVNSPANDSPELIEPVG from the coding sequence ATGTGCGGCCGCTACAGCCTGTTTGCGCCCCGCGAGGACGTCGAGGCGCGGTTCGACGCCGCGTTCGACTTCGAGTACGAGCCGCGGTACAACGCCGCCCCGAGCCAGGACCTGCCGGTCGTCACCGACGACTCGCCCGGGACGATTCAGCGGATGGAGTGGGGGTTGATTCCGTCCTGGGCCGACAGCCGGTCGGACCACGGCCACATCAACGCCCGCGCCGAGACGCTGGCGGAGACGCGCTCGTTCGCCGAGGCCTACGAGTCACGGCGCTGTCTGGTCCCCGCGGACGGGTTCTACGAGTGGGTCGAGACGAGCGACGGCAAACAGCCCTACCGCGTGGCGCTGCCGGACGACGACCTGTTCGCGATGGCGGGGCTGTACGAGCGGTGGGAGCCGCCACAGCGCCAGACCGGGCTCGGGGAGTTCGGCGCGAGCGGGGGTGAGTCGGGCGGCGAGGACGACGTCGTCGAGTCGTTCACGATTGTGACGACCGAGCCGAACGACGCCGTCGCTGACCTTCACCACCGGATGGCCGTCGTCCTCGACCCGTCGGAGGAGTCGACGTGGCTGCGGGGCGATGTCGGCGACGCGGCGGCACTGCTGGACCCCTACGACGGGCCGATGCGGAGCTACCCGGTTTCCTCGGCGGTCAACAGTCCGGCCAACGACTCGCCGGAACTCATCGAACCGGTCGGGTAG
- a CDS encoding translation initiation factor IF-2 subunit beta, whose product MNYESALQRAYDVLPDQPREAGERLSIPDPEGQTDGAFTRLTNLEAIADAVSRDPQHLHRAIQREFGTNGQFDGGEARYNGSFDTADFDAAVDAYVAEYVTCSECGLPDTVLKNEDGVDMLRCQACGAFRPVAKGASSTAQQDRPTLEEGETYEVKITGTGREGDGVAEKGKYTIFVSGAREGQVVDAYIESISGTLAFGRVQ is encoded by the coding sequence ATGAACTACGAGTCCGCTCTGCAGCGTGCGTACGACGTGTTACCAGACCAGCCCCGAGAAGCCGGCGAGCGGCTCTCGATTCCGGACCCCGAGGGCCAGACCGACGGGGCGTTCACACGCCTGACGAACCTCGAAGCCATCGCCGACGCCGTCTCGCGGGACCCCCAGCATCTCCACCGGGCCATCCAGCGCGAGTTCGGGACCAACGGCCAGTTCGACGGCGGCGAGGCCCGCTACAACGGCTCGTTCGACACGGCTGACTTCGACGCCGCCGTTGACGCGTACGTCGCAGAGTACGTCACCTGTTCCGAGTGTGGCCTGCCCGACACCGTCCTCAAGAACGAGGACGGCGTCGACATGCTGCGCTGTCAGGCCTGCGGTGCGTTCCGCCCGGTCGCCAAGGGCGCGAGTTCGACCGCACAGCAGGACCGCCCCACGCTCGAAGAGGGCGAGACCTACGAGGTCAAGATAACCGGCACGGGCCGCGAGGGCGACGGCGTCGCCGAGAAGGGTAAGTACACCATCTTCGTCTCCGGCGCGCGCGAGGGCCAGGTCGTCGACGCGTACATCGAGAGCATCAGCGGCACGCTGGCGTTCGGCCGCGTCCAGTAA
- a CDS encoding PAS domain S-box protein, which produces MGDIQLLLAGDGNREALASVVAEHHTPVTDEEFRAADLHIVDEPSFPKYRAAIERYKDRSDPVFCPVILVRHEGRSARVDLPDIDDAEGPLVVNDVVTAPVDTQALFRTIANLLARRSHTEELVADLREQNSELRRFRNAVEHAGHAILITDTNGVIEYVNPAFEELTGFSAEEALGRTPRILKSGEQDQQFYERLWDTICRGEVWTSEIVNERKSGERFISNQTIAPIQDADGEIQGFVGMQDEITGRRLREQQLTVFHRILRHNLRNNGTTISGRADILTELVDDDDAVDHLETIKANVQSLLDISEKAHHVQELLADSVGDDVERDLDGVLGDITDGLAAAYPDAEFVVESDPVASSTIDAKVVPALQELIENGIKHSEAAAPRVVIRTERHGTTATVTISDNGPGVPDRERRVIEVADEKPLEHGSGLGLWFAYWLISYVGGDIDIRTDAEGTRVSVTMPVR; this is translated from the coding sequence ATGGGCGACATCCAACTACTGCTGGCGGGCGACGGCAACCGGGAGGCGCTTGCGTCGGTCGTGGCCGAGCACCACACGCCGGTCACGGACGAGGAGTTCCGGGCGGCGGACCTCCACATCGTCGACGAGCCGTCGTTTCCGAAGTACAGGGCGGCGATAGAGCGGTACAAGGACCGGTCGGACCCGGTGTTTTGCCCCGTGATTCTGGTCCGTCACGAGGGGCGGTCGGCCAGAGTCGACCTGCCCGACATCGACGACGCCGAGGGGCCACTCGTCGTCAACGACGTCGTGACCGCGCCGGTGGACACGCAGGCGCTCTTTCGGACTATCGCGAACCTCCTCGCGCGGCGCAGCCACACCGAGGAACTCGTCGCGGACCTCCGGGAGCAAAACAGCGAGCTCCGGCGGTTCAGAAACGCCGTCGAGCACGCGGGCCACGCGATTCTCATAACGGACACGAACGGCGTCATCGAGTACGTGAACCCGGCGTTCGAGGAGCTGACCGGCTTCAGCGCCGAGGAGGCGCTCGGTCGGACGCCGCGGATACTCAAGTCCGGCGAACAGGACCAACAGTTCTACGAGCGGCTCTGGGACACCATCTGTCGCGGCGAGGTCTGGACGAGCGAAATCGTAAACGAGCGCAAGTCCGGTGAGCGGTTCATCAGCAACCAGACCATCGCCCCGATTCAGGACGCAGACGGGGAGATACAGGGCTTTGTCGGGATGCAGGACGAAATCACCGGCCGGCGGCTGCGCGAGCAACAGCTCACCGTCTTCCACCGGATTCTCCGCCACAACCTCCGGAACAATGGCACGACGATAAGCGGCCGTGCGGACATCCTGACTGAACTCGTCGACGACGACGACGCCGTCGACCACTTAGAGACCATCAAGGCGAACGTCCAGTCGCTGCTCGACATCAGCGAGAAGGCCCACCACGTCCAGGAACTGCTCGCGGACTCGGTCGGCGACGACGTCGAGCGCGACCTCGACGGCGTTCTCGGAGACATCACGGACGGGCTGGCCGCGGCCTACCCCGACGCCGAGTTCGTCGTCGAGAGCGACCCGGTCGCCTCGTCGACGATAGACGCGAAGGTCGTCCCGGCGCTACAGGAACTCATAGAGAACGGCATCAAACACTCCGAGGCGGCAGCGCCGCGGGTCGTCATCCGGACGGAGCGCCACGGCACGACGGCGACGGTGACGATTTCGGACAACGGGCCGGGCGTCCCGGACCGCGAGCGCCGCGTCATCGAGGTGGCCGACGAGAAACCGCTCGAACACGGGTCCGGGCTGGGGCTGTGGTTCGCGTACTGGCTCATCAGCTACGTGGGCGGCGACATCGACATCCGGACCGACGCCGAGGGGACCCGCGTCTCCGTGACGATGCCCGTGCGGTAG
- a CDS encoding CapA family protein — protein sequence MSPMRRRVLADASRAGLALAGVGGLAGCLGGASEVAVTCPPSVPTDEALRLGFVGDVMLGRSVDERWRDDPEGPTAVWGSMLDRLRSLDGLVANLECCVSTRGDPRPGRTFHFRATPDWAVPALERAEVTCAGLANNHLLDFGPAALTDTTAHLADGGVAAAGAGSDREAAFEPAVVEVGELTLAVVAVTDQSPGYAASRNRPGTAYAPLDPSHPLTRRRVGGALAAARDADPDLLVVTAHWGPNWVTEPGETQRAFARWLVDRGADVVHGHSAHVLQGVEVYRGRPIMYDTGNFVDDYAVKEGYRNDRSFLFELRVEGGRLAALELTPVENAYAQVRRADDAVAEWLRETLRARSRPFGTPIERDGLGLRVPLACPE from the coding sequence GTGTCTCCGATGCGACGGCGCGTTCTCGCGGACGCCTCGCGGGCCGGCCTCGCCCTCGCCGGCGTCGGTGGTCTCGCCGGCTGTCTCGGCGGCGCGAGCGAGGTGGCCGTGACGTGTCCGCCGTCGGTCCCCACCGACGAGGCGCTCCGGCTCGGCTTCGTCGGCGACGTGATGCTGGGCCGGAGCGTCGACGAGCGCTGGCGCGACGACCCCGAGGGGCCGACCGCTGTCTGGGGGTCGATGCTCGACCGGCTCCGGTCGCTCGACGGCCTCGTGGCGAACCTCGAGTGCTGCGTCTCGACGCGGGGCGACCCGCGACCGGGCCGAACGTTCCACTTCCGAGCGACCCCCGACTGGGCCGTGCCGGCGCTAGAGCGTGCCGAGGTGACCTGCGCGGGGCTGGCGAACAACCACCTGCTCGATTTCGGACCGGCGGCGCTGACGGACACCACGGCGCACCTCGCGGACGGCGGCGTCGCCGCGGCCGGGGCCGGGTCGGACAGGGAGGCCGCGTTCGAGCCTGCGGTGGTCGAAGTCGGCGAGCTCACTCTCGCCGTCGTCGCCGTCACCGACCAGTCGCCGGGCTACGCCGCCAGTCGGAACCGTCCCGGGACGGCCTACGCGCCGCTGGACCCGAGCCACCCGCTGACTCGGCGGCGTGTCGGCGGAGCACTGGCGGCGGCCCGCGACGCCGACCCGGACCTGCTCGTCGTCACCGCCCACTGGGGGCCGAACTGGGTGACCGAACCGGGCGAGACACAGCGGGCGTTCGCCCGCTGGCTCGTCGACCGCGGGGCCGATGTGGTCCACGGCCACAGCGCCCACGTCCTCCAGGGCGTCGAAGTGTACCGCGGCCGTCCCATCATGTACGACACCGGCAACTTCGTCGACGACTACGCTGTCAAGGAGGGATACCGCAACGACCGGAGTTTCCTGTTCGAACTCCGCGTCGAAGGCGGGCGGCTGGCCGCGCTCGAACTCACGCCGGTCGAGAACGCGTACGCGCAGGTCCGGCGCGCCGACGACGCAGTGGCGGAGTGGCTCCGTGAGACGCTCAGAGCGCGCTCTCGGCCCTTCGGGACGCCGATAGAGCGCGACGGACTCGGGCTTCGGGTGCCGCTGGCGTGTCCGGAGTAG
- a CDS encoding DUF7344 domain-containing protein encodes MDQYERPGETVRLSPERLDTLLRALAAEPRRLTYIYLDEHESAAIEPLADAVVEWSRARSRTTDPPDRAHMPTALHHRHLPALDEAGIVSYDADEQTAALASLSPATTEVLSKILDLDAVGPSRED; translated from the coding sequence ATGGACCAGTACGAACGGCCGGGGGAGACGGTACGACTGTCTCCCGAGCGACTCGATACGCTGCTTCGGGCGCTGGCAGCCGAACCGAGGCGGCTGACGTATATCTATCTCGACGAACACGAGTCGGCTGCAATCGAGCCCCTCGCTGACGCGGTCGTGGAGTGGTCGCGGGCGCGCAGTCGGACCACCGACCCTCCCGACCGCGCCCACATGCCCACCGCGCTCCACCACCGCCATCTCCCGGCCCTCGACGAGGCCGGCATCGTCTCCTACGACGCCGACGAGCAGACCGCGGCGCTGGCGTCGCTGTCGCCCGCCACGACCGAGGTTCTCTCGAAGATACTCGACCTCGACGCCGTTGGACCGAGCCGCGAGGACTGA
- a CDS encoding ornithine cyclodeaminase, nickel-pincer nucleotide-dependent, whose amino-acid sequence MTVSREVELEGHIIDSGMMQSCFGIIMDLGGSFSVEEFDIGRHKDEESYARMLVEADDEDQLQSIVHELHQHGVNPSDPKDATLVPAPDDQVVPHGFYSTTNHPTYIRYEGEWVEVEDMEMDCAVVVEDSEDGPRAFTKVLNAIEEGDMVVTDETGIKVQPPERPRDSGGAFGFMQGGVSSERPSESTIRKIANAIRETKKEGGKVLAVCGPALIHSGAREDLARLVREGYVDMLSAGNGFAVHDIERDIYGTSLGMDTESLDHPRHGHKHHIYTISEVIREGGIAEAVESGTIESGVMYECVDNDRPFVLAGSIRDDGPLPDTITDAVEAQNAIREQAHEADMVLMLSTLLHSVAVGNCLPSTTRVVCVDINPATVTQLLDRGSAQAVGMVTDIGTFVPILAEQLLEE is encoded by the coding sequence ATGACCGTCTCTCGCGAAGTCGAGCTCGAAGGCCACATCATCGACTCCGGGATGATGCAGTCCTGTTTCGGCATCATCATGGACCTGGGCGGGTCCTTCTCCGTCGAGGAGTTCGATATCGGCCGTCACAAGGACGAGGAGTCCTACGCCCGGATGCTCGTCGAGGCCGACGACGAAGACCAGCTCCAGTCCATCGTCCACGAACTCCACCAGCACGGCGTCAATCCCTCGGACCCGAAAGACGCCACGCTCGTCCCCGCGCCCGACGACCAGGTCGTCCCGCACGGCTTCTACTCGACGACGAACCACCCCACGTACATCCGTTACGAGGGCGAGTGGGTCGAGGTCGAGGACATGGAGATGGACTGCGCCGTCGTGGTAGAGGACAGTGAAGACGGCCCGCGCGCCTTCACCAAGGTCCTGAACGCCATCGAAGAAGGTGACATGGTCGTCACCGACGAGACCGGCATCAAGGTCCAGCCCCCGGAGCGCCCGCGCGACTCCGGCGGCGCGTTCGGCTTCATGCAGGGCGGCGTCTCCTCGGAGCGCCCTTCGGAGTCGACCATCCGCAAGATAGCGAACGCCATCCGCGAGACGAAAAAGGAGGGCGGCAAGGTGCTGGCCGTCTGTGGCCCGGCGCTCATCCACTCCGGCGCGCGCGAAGACCTCGCGCGGCTCGTCCGCGAGGGCTACGTCGACATGCTCTCGGCGGGCAACGGCTTCGCCGTCCACGACATCGAGCGCGACATCTACGGCACGTCGCTCGGGATGGACACCGAGAGCCTGGACCACCCCCGCCACGGTCACAAGCACCACATCTACACCATCAGCGAGGTCATCCGCGAGGGCGGCATCGCAGAGGCCGTCGAATCGGGGACCATCGAGTCCGGCGTCATGTACGAGTGCGTCGACAACGACCGCCCGTTCGTGCTGGCCGGGTCCATCCGGGACGACGGCCCGCTGCCCGACACCATCACCGACGCCGTCGAGGCTCAGAACGCCATCCGCGAGCAGGCCCACGAGGCCGACATGGTGCTGATGCTCTCGACGCTGCTGCACTCGGTCGCCGTCGGGAACTGCCTCCCGTCGACGACGCGAGTCGTCTGCGTCGACATCAACCCCGCGACGGTCACCCAGTTGCTCGACCGGGGCTCCGCCCAGGCGGTCGGGATGGTCACAGATATCGGTACTTTCGTCCCGATTCTGGCGGAGCAGTTGCTGGAGGAGTAG
- the cysK gene encoding cysteine synthase A — translation MQSYAQRDDGTVAASVTELIGDTPLVCLDSFADNLFGKVEAANPYSVKDRIALYMVEAAADSGDLPDDGTVVEATSGNTGIGLAAVCAARGYDCVLTMPESMSEERRQLLSGLGADLELTPADGGMSAAIERANELADAPGTVRARQFENEANPRAHRETTGPEIWSDTGGDVDAVVAGVGTGGTITGISEYIEEEVGADLTSVAVEPNQSQLLSAADPDSHDIQGIGPGFVPDILRRDLVDEVRTASKADSTEAARRLASEAGIMVGISSGAALHAATAYASEHPDETVVVVLPDTGERYLSTDLWDGGD, via the coding sequence ATGCAGTCGTACGCCCAGCGAGACGACGGGACCGTCGCAGCCAGCGTGACCGAACTCATCGGCGACACGCCGCTGGTCTGTCTCGATAGCTTCGCGGACAATCTGTTCGGCAAGGTCGAGGCGGCGAATCCCTACTCGGTCAAGGACCGCATCGCGCTGTACATGGTCGAGGCGGCCGCCGACTCCGGCGACCTCCCCGACGACGGGACGGTCGTCGAGGCGACCAGCGGCAACACCGGCATCGGACTGGCCGCGGTCTGTGCCGCCCGGGGCTACGACTGCGTGTTGACGATGCCCGAGTCCATGAGCGAGGAGCGCCGGCAGTTGCTGTCGGGGCTGGGCGCGGACCTCGAACTCACGCCGGCCGACGGCGGGATGAGCGCGGCCATCGAGCGCGCGAACGAACTCGCGGACGCGCCGGGAACCGTCCGCGCCCGGCAGTTCGAGAACGAGGCGAACCCGCGGGCCCACCGCGAGACGACGGGCCCGGAAATCTGGTCGGACACGGGCGGCGACGTGGACGCCGTCGTCGCCGGCGTCGGGACCGGCGGGACGATTACCGGCATCTCGGAGTACATCGAGGAGGAGGTCGGCGCGGACCTCACCTCGGTCGCCGTCGAACCGAACCAGTCGCAACTGCTCTCGGCGGCCGACCCGGACAGCCACGACATCCAGGGTATCGGTCCCGGGTTCGTCCCGGACATCCTCCGCCGGGACCTCGTCGACGAGGTGCGGACCGCGAGCAAGGCGGACTCCACCGAGGCGGCCCGCCGACTCGCCAGCGAAGCGGGCATCATGGTCGGCATCTCATCGGGGGCGGCGCTGCACGCGGCCACGGCGTACGCGAGCGAACACCCCGACGAGACGGTGGTCGTCGTCCTGCCGGACACCGGCGAACGCTACCTCTCGACGGACCTGTGGGACGGCGGCGACTGA
- a CDS encoding zinc ribbon domain-containing protein: MPSNDEATDYDFVYCRTCGSKAAGSWSYCRSCQSSLDDARPPEDGLERLGAGDASDMDDAGCPKCGHETAEVDEIATTGAGLTKFFDVQNRRFKTVSCTNCGYTEFYRGPDGDVVVDLFLGG; the protein is encoded by the coding sequence ATGCCCTCGAACGACGAGGCGACGGACTACGATTTCGTCTACTGCCGGACCTGCGGGTCGAAGGCGGCCGGTTCCTGGTCGTACTGTCGCTCCTGCCAGTCGTCGCTCGACGATGCGCGCCCGCCCGAAGACGGCCTGGAACGGCTCGGAGCGGGCGACGCGTCGGACATGGACGACGCCGGCTGTCCGAAGTGTGGCCACGAGACGGCCGAAGTCGACGAGATAGCGACGACCGGCGCGGGGCTCACGAAGTTCTTCGACGTACAGAACCGGCGGTTCAAAACCGTCTCCTGTACGAACTGTGGCTACACGGAGTTCTACCGCGGCCCGGACGGCGACGTGGTCGTCGACCTCTTTCTGGGCGGCTGA